The following DNA comes from Microcoleus sp. bin38.metabat.b11b12b14.051.
AGTTCCTGGGTACAAAAAGATCGTACTGGAGAGAAGGTTTAAACGCTTTCATCGTTAGCCTCGTAGCGTTTTCCGTGTCAGCGTTTGTTCTTTATTGCATATTGCCTGCCCCTAGCAAAGAGTTTGCCTACGAAAATGATGCTTACTTGCTGAGGCGTTCAATCCTTCGACTAAGATTCGACTTGATTCCGATCGGGATGGTGATAATTTCAGCCTACCTTTATCAATACGATCTTTGGGCGCGTCAACGCCGCGCTGCCAAGCAAGCCAAGGCTCAAAATGTGACGACGACAAGGCGATCGCCGGGAATGGCAAATATACCAGTCAACCCCATTGAAGTCGAACTTAATCAGCTTGCAGCCGAATCCGGCGACGCTCGCATGAGACCAGTGAGGAGACCGTCGCCGAAGCCTAAACCAGAAACGCCTCAGTGGTATGTTTTCCGCAGTGGTAAATCTGAAGGCCCCTATACCAAGGATCAGCTTCGTGATGCGCAGCAAATTAGCGATCGCACTTTAGTGCAACTCGAAAAAACCGAGTGGCAGCGAGCCGGTGAAATCCCAGAGCTGGCAAACTACCTCACTCAAAAATGACTTCAGTCAGAGCTAACCGATAAGCGGACATCCGGGTGCAAGACCCGGAAGCTCTCTAGCGAACCGAGAAAGGCGCGCATAGCTCGGCCGAAGTGCGAACCCTGAAAATCGCACCTATACGCTAATGGGTGACAGCCCGGAAAGACGGGAATCTGGCGACACCTGCCAGGGGCGAATACCATCTGCTGTACGTAATGGGGAAAGGACTTTAATTCCCATTCAATAACGGAAGGGGAGAGCGAAAGGCCGGAAAGTCCAAAAAGAACCCCGCCCAATCAAAGTGGTGCGACAGCCCGGAGAGACGGGCGCGCCATCGGCGCTTAG
Coding sequences within:
- a CDS encoding DUF4339 domain-containing protein, whose protein sequence is MPAPSKEFAYENDAYLLRRSILRLRFDLIPIGMVIISAYLYQYDLWARQRRAAKQAKAQNVTTTRRSPGMANIPVNPIEVELNQLAAESGDARMRPVRRPSPKPKPETPQWYVFRSGKSEGPYTKDQLRDAQQISDRTLVQLEKTEWQRAGEIPELANYLTQK